TCACGCCCGACGACTTCAATCGCCTGCTGAGCGCCCACGTCGGCACGGTGTTTCACACGTGCCGGGCCGCGGCGCGCGCCATGGTCGCGCAGGGACACGGGACGATCATCAACACCGGCTCCGTGGCCTTTCTCGGCGACTACGGCGGCACCGGCTACCCCGCGGGTAAGGGCGCCGTCAACGGGCTGACCGTGGCCATCGCCGCGGAGCTCAAGGCGAAGGGTATCCGGGCCAACGTGGTGTGCCCGGGCGCGAGAACGCGACTGTCCAGCGGAGCCGAGTACGAACAGCACATCGAGGACCTGCACCGCCGCGGATTGCTGGACGACGTGACCATGCAGGCCTCGTTGGATAGCGCTCCGCCCGAATATGTGGCCCCGCTCTACGCCTACCTCGCCAGTGACCTGGCGCGTGACGTGACGGGCCAGATCCTCGTTGCCGCAGGAGGATTCGTCGGACGCTTCGATCGGCCGACGCCGTCCTTGCTGGGGTACCGCGGTCATCATGACGCCGCGCCGTGGTCGATCGAGGACCTGCACAAGATGATCGGCGCGCACGGCTGACCGACATCCACTGCCCGGAAGCATCCGCCGGAAACACCGCGGTGCCTTCGTATCCGGAGAAGGCGGAGCTACTGCGCGTGAGTTCGCTTCGGGTGACCGTGGATTCAGCTTCTTTGCCGGGCGTCACGCTACGGCGCGACCGTGCCGCGGTAGCTGGGCGCCGACACGGATGGGGCCGATCGCTTGAGCGCACGGTCCGGGCTGGGTTGCCGGCCGGCGGGCCCAGCTCGCATCGCTGGGTCGACACCGTCGCACGTTATGCGTGTGTCCGACGGTCCTGCGGCCTACGCTGGCTGCGAACCGCAGGAGGGTCCTTGACGATGCAACCGAACCCGCTCGACCCCGTCGCCAGCGAACGTCTTTCGCACGCCGGGAAAATATTCACGTCTGATCTGTCGATCAATGAATTCGCCCTGCTACATGGGGCCGGATTCGAGCCGATCGAACTTGTGATGGGGGTATCGGTCTATCACGTGGGCTACCAATTCACCGGAATCAAGCAGCAATCCGAGCTGCCCGTGCTGACCGACGCCACCTACCGCGCGCGCTGGAACGCGATGTCACGAATGCAGGCCGAGGCCGACGCGCTGGGCGCCGACGGAGTGGTCGGCGTCCGGCTCGATTGGCGCCATCAAGGCGAGGGCGAACACCTCGAATTCATCGCGGTCGGAACCGCTGTGCGGTACGCCGAGAAGCCGGGGGCATATCGGCGCCCCGGTGGCCAAGCCTTCACCAGCCACCTGTCCGGCCAGGACCTGACCACGCTGCTGCGCTCCGGGTACGCCCCGGTCGCGTTCGTGATGGGCAACTGCGTGTTCCACGTCGCCGTACAGGGCTTCCTGCGAACGCTCAGCCAGGTGGGCCGCAACGCCGAGATGCCGCAATGGACGCAGGGTAGCTACCAAGCGCGTGAGCTGGCCATGTCGCGCATGCAGAGCGAGGCCGAGCGCGATGGTGGGAACGGCGTCGTGGGCGTGCACTTCGCCATCTCTAACTACGCCTGGGGCCATCACACCGTCGAGTTCTATGTGGCCGGCACCGCCGTGCGCCGCACCAGTGAGCCGCAAACCATCACACCGTCGTTCGTGCTTCCCATGAGTGATTGATGACGAGTTACGACCATCAGCGGGCCAGTCGTGCCATCGGAGCGGCCCTCGCCGGTCCTGGGGGAGTCGGACAGGTCATCAGGGTGTTTTGCAGCGTTCCGGGCGTCATTCTGACGCCGGCGCGGCGCGGCTTATTCCGGTCTCAGCCGGAACGGGTCCAGATCGGCGACTGGCGCTACGAACTCACCGTCGACGGGCGCCTCAGCGCCGCCCATATCGTGACTGGGATTGTCCTGGCCGAAGAGACCCTTCCCGCCGCCGCCGTCGGTCCGCATATCGCGCGTGCGCTCGGGCAGCTGGTGAGCCATTACGGTGCGACCATCATTCCCA
The DNA window shown above is from Mycobacterium sp. Aquia_216 and carries:
- a CDS encoding SDR family NAD(P)-dependent oxidoreductase — protein: MSSQNLLAGRGAVVSGGSRGIGRAVVELLCNLGAGVVVNGRDADAVAETVAAITGSGGRAAGAVGPADDEAIAASLVDTCRDTFGRLDILINCAGIAEPPGSSILDITPDDFNRLLSAHVGTVFHTCRAAARAMVAQGHGTIINTGSVAFLGDYGGTGYPAGKGAVNGLTVAIAAELKAKGIRANVVCPGARTRLSSGAEYEQHIEDLHRRGLLDDVTMQASLDSAPPEYVAPLYAYLASDLARDVTGQILVAAGGFVGRFDRPTPSLLGYRGHHDAAPWSIEDLHKMIGAHG
- a CDS encoding heavy metal-binding domain-containing protein; this translates as MQPNPLDPVASERLSHAGKIFTSDLSINEFALLHGAGFEPIELVMGVSVYHVGYQFTGIKQQSELPVLTDATYRARWNAMSRMQAEADALGADGVVGVRLDWRHQGEGEHLEFIAVGTAVRYAEKPGAYRRPGGQAFTSHLSGQDLTTLLRSGYAPVAFVMGNCVFHVAVQGFLRTLSQVGRNAEMPQWTQGSYQARELAMSRMQSEAERDGGNGVVGVHFAISNYAWGHHTVEFYVAGTAVRRTSEPQTITPSFVLPMSD
- a CDS encoding DUF5073 family protein, with protein sequence MTSYDHQRASRAIGAALAGPGGVGQVIRVFCSVPGVILTPARRGLFRSQPERVQIGDWRYELTVDGRLSAAHIVTGIVLAEETLPAAAVGPHIARALGQLVSHYGATIIPNIDAAVEVLEAAPRF